A part of Astyanax mexicanus isolate ESR-SI-001 chromosome 2, AstMex3_surface, whole genome shotgun sequence genomic DNA contains:
- the LOC103028469 gene encoding mucin-5AC, whose product MIIAWSALWLFCWLKAAEAGCSPTSYYRNCWIRRFPGLYISVEESERRGAALLQLYQEESALKCSRACCLSTNFSCNLAVFHYNTTQDSANCFHLHCPTLESCILRHRGNVILYNVTKGVDPDLLVFGNHFNPEFQILPNQARLNNSEPFSSDKRQFNRPHMAPSSSTQPPTPATTTSTPSTSLTTDVPESTSPLLLQSTQDTPLASSVQGSTLKTPIQLRSTHVPTTSISTRRTTTTPQSFIQQFSSRPLQPTFTATTTTESSFSSQPTSDLTYQSTAQPTVPAVTLTPTTAPLTSETRLKPTMSLLTNQRTWASTTTSVTTQASTTALTTNEGTSGAASTTSETKQASTIAMTITEATQASTTESPTTEATSTSTMESTTTEATKAFTTASPPNKATLVSTTESTTNEATQTSTTAYDTSEASQASTIESTTNEATLLSTTEYTTNEATRTSTTASPTIEASQSITPPSTTRPNAPISTQQSTTEETSAHSTLVRILQSSTKPTTAPTLLTTVKTTTQDHVTTTTQPPIVMTTSQTTKTQPYSQLINPLSPKSPLTEESSTQSPTANGPSPVYTTNNAATAEDSTRSTRLHSQAAVSVTSNGSVSTSPTPPTSMEDSQPYPNDTKGYISRNITTGDSPRPGADDGLTPVWHLAANTVLVALATCATIAFGCCCSVLMAVSWRGRRRRKGRYRTTLNGKRGSMRLIKYVIVRESL is encoded by the exons ATGATCATCGCATGGAGCGCGCTGTGGCTGTTTTGTTGGCTTAAAGCAGCGGAGGCCGGGTGCTCCCCGACCAGCTACTACAGGAACTGCTGGATCCGCCGCTTCCCCGGACtctacatctctgtggaggagtcTGAGCGCCGAGGAGCCGCTCTGCTGCAGCTCTACCAGGAGGAGAGCGCGCTCAAATGCAGCCGCGCCTGCTGCCTCTCCACCAACT TCTCCTGTAACCTGGCTGTCTTTCATTACAACACCACTCAGGACAGTGCCAACTGCTTTCACCTTCACTGCCCAACACTGGAAAGCTGCATACTCCGCCACAGAGGCAATGTCATCCTCTACAATGTTACTAAAG gGGTGGATCCTGACCTACTTGTATTTGGGAACCATTTTAATCCCGAATTCCAAATACTTCCAAACCAAGCCAGACTCAACAACTCGGAACCTTTTTCTTCTGACAAGCGTCAGTTCAACCGACCACACATGGCACCTAGTAGCTCTACCCAGCCTCCCACACCTGCCACTACCACATCTACACCGTCCACTTCACTTACAACTGATGTGCCTGAATCTACTTCTCCTCTCTTGCTTCAGTCTACACAGGACACGCCTCTGGCCTCTTCTGTACAGGGATCCACCCTAAAGACCCCAATTCAACTCCGTTCTACTCATGTACCCACCACCTCCATTTCTACCAGACGGACAACTACAACACCACAGAGTTTCATTCAACAGTTCTCATCAAGACCGCTCCAGCCTACTTTCACAGCCACTACAACTACAGAGTCATCATTCTCCAGTCAGCCCACTTCAGACTTAACATACCAATCTACTGCCCAACCTACTGTTCCAGCAGTTACACTGACACCCACAACAGCACCTTTAACCAGTGAAACGAGACTGAAACCCACAATGTCTTTGTTGACTAATCAAAGAACGTGGGCATCCACAACAACATCTGTAACCACACAGGCATCTACAACAGCCTTAACAACCAATGAAGGCACGTCGGGAGCAGCATCTACAACCAGTGAAACCAAACAGGCATCCACAATAGCAATGACAATCACTGAAGCCACCCAGGCATCCACAACAGAATCTCCCACCACTGAAGCCACATCGACATCCACAATGGAGTCTACCACCACTGAAGCCACAAAGGCATTCACAACTGCATCTCCACCCAATAAAGCCACACTGGTGTCCACAACAGAGTCTACCACCAATGAAGCCACACAGACATCCACAACAGCATATGACACCAGTGAAGCCTCACAGGCATCCACAATAGAGTCTACAACCAATGAAGCCACACTGTTGTCCACAACAGAGTATACCACCAATGAAGCCACACGGACATCCACAACAGCATCCCCCACCATTGAAGCCTCTCAGTCAATCACACCACCATCTACCACCAGACCTAATGCACCCATTAGTACTCAACAGAGTACTACAGAAGAGACCTCAGCCCACAGTACCCTTGTTAGAATCTTACAAAGCTCTACAAAACCAACCACAGCACCAACTCTTCTTACAACAGTCAAAACTACAACTCAGGACCATGTAACTACAACTACACAACCACCAATAGTAATGACTACAAGCCAGACAACCAAAACTCAGCCCTACTCTCAACTGATAAACCCACTTTCTCCAAAATCGCCACTTACAGAGGAAAGCAGTACTCAGTCTCCAACAGCAAATGGCCCATCACCAGTCTACACCACAAACAATGCGGCTACCGCTGAAGATTCCACAAGATCAACCAGACTGCACTCACAGGCAGCAGTTTCAGTGACAAGCAACGGTTCGGTCTCCACCTCCCCAACTCCCCCTACCAGCATGGAGGACAGCCAGCCATACCCAAACGACACGAAAGGCTACATCAGCCGGAACATTACAACAGGTGACAGCCCGAGGCCTGGAGCCGACGACGGCTTGACGCCAGTGTGGCACCTGGCAGCCAACACTGTCTTGGTAGCCTTGGCCACTTGTGCAACCATAGCGTTCGGTTGTTGTTGTTCAGTGCTCATGGCTGTAAGTTGGAGAGGTAGGAGAAGGAGAAAGGGGAGATACCGGACTACTTTAAACGGGAAGAGAGGCTCGATGCGACTCATCAAATACGTCATTGTGAGGGAGAGCTTGTGA
- the mrps35 gene encoding 28S ribosomal protein S35, mitochondrial isoform X2 has translation MIWRSVDLRRTALRTLLQLQLNMAASTFCPVLLPLSRINCKLNGIYTLISLNKTAAYSTGLSVKKTGAKTGLPQRGGKELRRQIKVLQPRTERMAVDQDWTAVYPTAASFKADAVPLPVRMGYPVKKGVPPSKKGNLELLKIPNFLHLTPNAIKKQCEALKPFCTEWPAALDSDEKCEKHFPIQVQKKDYVFAGPSLRHPDARIVTLTVKLSSLNLDDHARKKMIKLSGERYNKDTDTLTITADSCPLKQQNHDYAMYMLTVLYHESWKIEAWEKEKTRADMEEYVWEDSPSQKNILETLLRIRPLSEQQEEGEVREELLGREEVQEYKDSVTKLKNEGETEGNMQQYKEAVKKLLSI, from the exons ATGATTTGGAGATCGGTAGACCTGCGCAGGACTGCGCTGCGCACGCTACTGCAGCTCCAGCTCAACATGGCGGCCTCCACATTTTGCCCTGTGCTTTTGCCCTTAAGTAGAATAAACTGCAAACTTAACGGAATTTACACACTTATTTCACTTAATAAAACAGCCGCGTACTCCACAGGACTGTCAGTAAAAAAGACCGGCGCTAAAACAG GTTTGCCACAGAGAGGTGGTAAGGAACTAAGGAGGCAGATAAag GTCTTACAACCAAGGACTGAGAGAATGGCCGTGGACCAGGACTGGACTGCAGTGTACCCCACTGCGGCCTCCTTCAAGGCAGATGCTGTTCCACTGCCTGTGCGGATGGGGTACCCTGTTAAAAAAGGGGTGCCTCCTTCAAAGAAGGGCAATCTGGAACTTTTAAAG ATTCCAAACTTCCTGCATTTGACTCCAAATGCTATCAAGAAACAATGTGAAGCCCTTAAGC CATTTTGCACAGAATGGCCTGCTGCTCTGGATTCTGATGAAAAATGTGAGAAGCATTTTCCCATCCAGGTGCAAAAGAAGGACTATGTATTTGCTGGACCATCACTGAGGCATCCAGATGCTAGAATTGTCACACTCACT GTCAAGCTCTCCAGTTTGAATCTAGATGATCATGCAAGGAAGAAGATGATCAAACTAAGTGGAGAGCGTTACAACAAAGACACGGACACACTCACCATCACCGCTGACAG TTGTCCACTGAAACAGCAGAACCATGACTACGCAATGTACATGCTCACTGTTCTATACCATGAATCCTGG AAAATTGAGGCATGGGAGAAAGAAAAGACGCGTGCGGATATGGAGGAGTATGTTTGGGAGGATAGCCCATCCCAGAAGAACATTCTGGAAACCTTGTTGCGCATTCGTCCACTCAGTGAGCAGCAGGAGGAAGGAGAAGTGCGGGAGGAGTTGCTGGGTCGAGAGGAGGTGCAAGAATACAAAGACTCTGTAACCAAACTGAAAAACGAGGGTGAGACTGAGGGCAACATGCAGCAGTACAAAGAGGCGGTGAAGAAACTTCTCAGTATCTGA
- the mrps35 gene encoding 28S ribosomal protein S35, mitochondrial isoform X1, which translates to MIWRSVDLRRTALRTLLQLQLNMAASTFCPVLLPLSRINCKLNGIYTLISLNKTAAYSTGLSVKKTGAKTGLPQRGGKELRRQIKQVLQPRTERMAVDQDWTAVYPTAASFKADAVPLPVRMGYPVKKGVPPSKKGNLELLKIPNFLHLTPNAIKKQCEALKPFCTEWPAALDSDEKCEKHFPIQVQKKDYVFAGPSLRHPDARIVTLTVKLSSLNLDDHARKKMIKLSGERYNKDTDTLTITADSCPLKQQNHDYAMYMLTVLYHESWKIEAWEKEKTRADMEEYVWEDSPSQKNILETLLRIRPLSEQQEEGEVREELLGREEVQEYKDSVTKLKNEGETEGNMQQYKEAVKKLLSI; encoded by the exons ATGATTTGGAGATCGGTAGACCTGCGCAGGACTGCGCTGCGCACGCTACTGCAGCTCCAGCTCAACATGGCGGCCTCCACATTTTGCCCTGTGCTTTTGCCCTTAAGTAGAATAAACTGCAAACTTAACGGAATTTACACACTTATTTCACTTAATAAAACAGCCGCGTACTCCACAGGACTGTCAGTAAAAAAGACCGGCGCTAAAACAG GTTTGCCACAGAGAGGTGGTAAGGAACTAAGGAGGCAGATAAag CAGGTCTTACAACCAAGGACTGAGAGAATGGCCGTGGACCAGGACTGGACTGCAGTGTACCCCACTGCGGCCTCCTTCAAGGCAGATGCTGTTCCACTGCCTGTGCGGATGGGGTACCCTGTTAAAAAAGGGGTGCCTCCTTCAAAGAAGGGCAATCTGGAACTTTTAAAG ATTCCAAACTTCCTGCATTTGACTCCAAATGCTATCAAGAAACAATGTGAAGCCCTTAAGC CATTTTGCACAGAATGGCCTGCTGCTCTGGATTCTGATGAAAAATGTGAGAAGCATTTTCCCATCCAGGTGCAAAAGAAGGACTATGTATTTGCTGGACCATCACTGAGGCATCCAGATGCTAGAATTGTCACACTCACT GTCAAGCTCTCCAGTTTGAATCTAGATGATCATGCAAGGAAGAAGATGATCAAACTAAGTGGAGAGCGTTACAACAAAGACACGGACACACTCACCATCACCGCTGACAG TTGTCCACTGAAACAGCAGAACCATGACTACGCAATGTACATGCTCACTGTTCTATACCATGAATCCTGG AAAATTGAGGCATGGGAGAAAGAAAAGACGCGTGCGGATATGGAGGAGTATGTTTGGGAGGATAGCCCATCCCAGAAGAACATTCTGGAAACCTTGTTGCGCATTCGTCCACTCAGTGAGCAGCAGGAGGAAGGAGAAGTGCGGGAGGAGTTGCTGGGTCGAGAGGAGGTGCAAGAATACAAAGACTCTGTAACCAAACTGAAAAACGAGGGTGAGACTGAGGGCAACATGCAGCAGTACAAAGAGGCGGTGAAGAAACTTCTCAGTATCTGA